Below is a genomic region from Actinomadura sp. NAK00032.
CGCGACGCCTCGACGGGGTAGCCCAGCTCGCGCAGCCGGTCGACGTCCCGGCGCAGGGTCCGGACGGAGACGCCGAGGCGTTCGGCGAGTTCCCCGCCCGGCCAGTGCCGGTGGGTCTGGAGCAGGGACAGCAACCGAAGGGTCCGGGAGCTCGTGTTCGCCATGTTCTCCAGTCTCCCGCAATTGCGGTCAGGAAGTGGCCGCAATGCCATCTAGCGTGGTACTCACCGGAACGAACGAACTGAAGGCGGAGGCATGAGCATGAGCGAGCAGACCCCGACCACGGCCACCGGCGAGCGCGCCGACCTGCTGGCGACGCTGGCCGGCGCCCGCCACTTCCTGCGCTTCACCGTCCGCGGCCTCACCGACGAGCAGGCGGGCCTGCGGACGACCAAGAGCGAGCTGTGCCTCGGCGGCCTCATCAAGCACGTCACCTCGGTCGAGCGGAACTGGGCGTCCTTCATCGTGGAAGGCCCGTCCGCCATGGGCGACTTCACCGAGATGACCGAGGAGGACTTCCAGCAGCGGGCGGACGAGTTCAAGATGCTGCCCGGCGACACGCTGCAGGGCGTCCTCGACGCCTACGAGGAGGCGGCCCGCCGCACGGACGAGCTCGTGGTGAGCCTGCCCGACCTGGACGCCCTCCAGCCGCTCCCGAAGGCCCCGTGGAACACCGAGACGCATTGGTCGGCCCGCCGCGTCCTCACGCACATCGCGGTCGAGACGGCCCAGCACGCCGGGCACGCCGACATCATCCGCGAGTCCCTCGAC
It encodes:
- a CDS encoding DinB family protein translates to MSEQTPTTATGERADLLATLAGARHFLRFTVRGLTDEQAGLRTTKSELCLGGLIKHVTSVERNWASFIVEGPSAMGDFTEMTEEDFQQRADEFKMLPGDTLQGVLDAYEEAARRTDELVVSLPDLDALQPLPKAPWNTETHWSARRVLTHIAVETAQHAGHADIIRESLDGAKSMG